One part of the Phycisphaeraceae bacterium genome encodes these proteins:
- a CDS encoding HTH domain-containing protein, producing the protein MLYARSLGIEQRLQSVLDLIRSGRYSTPVIAEKLGVSVPTVSRDVTALRERGHDIRAERRGDGWRFVLDERGAGNRRGTTHSRGRKAVTA; encoded by the coding sequence GTGCTGTACGCGAGATCTCTCGGAATCGAGCAACGACTGCAATCTGTGTTGGACCTCATCCGGTCCGGTCGCTACTCCACACCCGTCATCGCTGAAAAGCTCGGGGTGTCGGTACCCACAGTGTCACGCGACGTGACTGCTCTCCGAGAGCGAGGCCACGACATTCGTGCCGAACGGCGGGGTGATGGCTGGCGATTCGTGTTGGACGAGCGAGGTGCTGGCAATCGACGCGGAACCACCCACTCCAGAGGTCGAAAGGCGGTGACAGCATGA
- a CDS encoding ATP-binding protein → MNAEILKRLVRAIAEGSQPDLDRLAQKVVETERKTGHTRLADQLESILGESKRRSTGNGHHAADKAGSLRELPQSKRNGEQLATLIPRDELEHDMVLPPEIEARFARIECEYAARERLGAYGLRPRKTILLHGLPGCGKSLGAKRLAWNTGLPLMKVRFDALLSSYFGESAWNLRSIFVAAKERPCVLLLDECDFIARSRAGSKDIGEASRIVNSLLQLMEEYDAPGLLVATTNVESSLDEALFRRFDDVFLVPPPGPDEISRLLRMTLAAVAVDEHLPWQAMTDALAGASAAMVVKSARDAAKAAVLKGRKTVTESHLREAIAEARRHRSSETKV, encoded by the coding sequence ATGAACGCAGAAATCCTCAAGAGACTCGTTCGTGCCATCGCAGAAGGTTCTCAGCCTGATCTGGATCGCCTTGCACAGAAGGTTGTGGAGACGGAACGCAAGACTGGCCACACACGCTTGGCTGATCAACTCGAATCGATTCTCGGTGAATCCAAGCGGCGTTCGACGGGAAATGGGCACCACGCAGCGGACAAGGCTGGATCGCTCCGTGAACTACCACAGAGCAAGCGTAACGGCGAGCAACTCGCCACGCTGATCCCTCGCGACGAACTAGAGCACGACATGGTGCTTCCACCCGAGATTGAGGCTCGCTTTGCACGCATCGAATGTGAATACGCCGCTAGGGAGAGGCTCGGTGCCTACGGGCTTCGACCGCGGAAAACGATTCTCTTGCACGGTTTACCCGGTTGTGGAAAGTCGCTTGGTGCCAAGCGTCTAGCCTGGAACACCGGCCTACCACTCATGAAGGTCAGGTTCGACGCACTGCTTTCGTCGTACTTCGGGGAGTCGGCATGGAATCTCCGCAGCATTTTCGTCGCTGCTAAGGAGCGACCTTGCGTGTTGCTCTTAGACGAGTGTGACTTCATCGCTCGTTCGCGAGCAGGCAGCAAGGACATTGGCGAGGCAAGCCGAATCGTCAATTCCCTTCTCCAACTGATGGAGGAGTACGACGCCCCAGGATTGCTCGTGGCGACGACGAACGTGGAATCCTCACTGGACGAAGCGCTTTTCCGCCGCTTCGATGACGTGTTCTTGGTGCCGCCTCCGGGACCGGACGAAATATCTCGCCTGCTCCGAATGACGCTGGCGGCCGTCGCGGTGGACGAACACTTGCCTTGGCAGGCTATGACGGATGCGCTTGCGGGTGCATCGGCCGCGATGGTGGTCAAATCCGCGCGTGATGCGGCAAAGGCAGCAGTGCTCAAGGGCCGCAAGACCGTCACAGAGTCCCACCTTCGTGAGGCAATCGCAGAAGCACGTCGCCACAGATCGAGCGAAACCAAGGTGTAA
- a CDS encoding cation transporter, translating into MSIGCKDCCETGDLTHATKSYRRALAWVVALNLGMGVIELAGGVFGMSQALKADALDFLGDGAITLLGLLSVSHTPRWRARTAMLQGVFLVLLSLGVLGAAAYRAFEQRLPEAGVMTTLGLIGFVVNVGAALLLVPHRKGDANVRAVWLFSRNDAIGNLAVVLASGLVYWTRSPWPDIVTAALIAGLFLASALEILKGASRELRELKA; encoded by the coding sequence ATGAGCATCGGCTGCAAGGACTGCTGCGAAACGGGCGACCTGACGCACGCCACGAAGAGCTATCGCCGCGCTTTAGCGTGGGTGGTGGCGCTCAACCTTGGCATGGGCGTCATTGAACTTGCGGGCGGAGTCTTCGGGATGTCCCAAGCCCTCAAGGCGGATGCCCTCGACTTTCTCGGCGATGGTGCGATCACGCTCCTGGGCCTGCTGTCCGTCTCGCACACGCCGCGATGGCGGGCCCGCACAGCCATGCTTCAAGGGGTGTTCCTCGTCCTGCTGTCGCTCGGCGTCCTCGGCGCCGCCGCGTACCGAGCGTTCGAGCAGCGACTCCCCGAAGCCGGCGTCATGACCACACTCGGTCTCATCGGCTTTGTGGTGAACGTCGGGGCGGCACTGCTACTGGTTCCTCATCGCAAGGGTGATGCGAATGTGCGAGCCGTCTGGTTATTCAGCCGCAATGACGCGATCGGGAACCTCGCGGTCGTTCTCGCTTCCGGGCTCGTGTACTGGACGCGGAGTCCGTGGCCGGACATCGTCACCGCCGCGTTGATTGCTGGATTGTTCCTAGCATCGGCTCTCGAAATCCTCAAAGGCGCCAGTCGTGAGCTACGGGAACTGAAGGCATAA
- a CDS encoding S8 family peptidase has protein sequence MPGAHQFEHLPLLLRYRGRAKLRGGGSTSPQTVANRAARATHSATLGSSATTLSASWKAQQTLREQQNLPVLPAGKPILVKVDPGLDLDVLRDKFDFEIVAEQEEGFVLVASEDIDLTEFANMVRAFAVKVHGSATIASVHKLYDDPNQADRLQRVLSERLLQQWPMIQDNQMFVVDVGIACTGTKEIPDMPVRGKRDSDAAWARKESEWAQRRTDAYNTWETLCSERQSEVITFVRAYGADILNMVQDDLSGAVMPDSFTVRLKIRGVGFKDLILNYPYVFEAVEPEDIALPQYADAGGAAPLRAVTPVAPPADAPTVCVIDSGIQEGHAWLAPAIDTTSSQCFLPGKAPTDIGDFVAPGGHGTRVAGAVAYGESVPPDGSPQLPVWVQNGRVLDEHCRMPEELFPAAATRAAVEHFHLDGRRTRIFNQSINSAGTSRTRYMSSWAAEIDLLSSEHDVLIVQSAGNLPTSGNPPFIGPKEHLAADRQYPRYLSEDSCRVANPAQSLQALTVGSVAYGAFDAAGWKSFAEHRGHPSAFSRSGFGIWGVIKPEVVEYGGDAVRTDAHPPDVIVGSRVPGVCPELVRSTMHPPSPAYARDDAGTSYAAPKVCRTAAAAQRVLPDEPALLYRALVVQSAQWPEWAESILSELRNPETRRNAARRQALLDQAGEIVRWIGFGIPDEVRASTNSDHRTTLITAGTTAIRARECHIYQIPIPAQLRRPADEFDVRIDVTLSYVAQPRRTRRNLRRYLSTWVDWKSSKLGESIDSFRVRVMRDDELDGAANDGSVLPWTLHEKESDGLVRSARRNSGTVQKDWAVVKSNTLPEHFCIAVVGHEGWNHDPDATAHYCLAVTLEIQGQEIVIYDPLRVAIEELRAEVEEVETEATVEVEE, from the coding sequence ATGCCAGGAGCCCACCAATTCGAGCATCTTCCGCTTTTGCTTCGCTATCGGGGGCGTGCCAAGCTGCGCGGCGGTGGCAGTACATCCCCGCAAACCGTCGCCAACCGGGCCGCGAGAGCGACGCACAGTGCCACGCTCGGCTCATCCGCAACCACCCTTTCCGCGAGCTGGAAGGCTCAGCAGACGTTACGGGAGCAGCAGAACCTTCCTGTCCTGCCAGCAGGGAAGCCGATTCTCGTCAAGGTTGATCCGGGCCTTGACCTCGACGTGCTCCGCGACAAGTTTGATTTCGAGATCGTCGCGGAACAGGAGGAAGGGTTCGTCCTTGTCGCCTCCGAGGACATCGACCTTACCGAGTTTGCCAACATGGTCAGGGCGTTCGCGGTGAAGGTACACGGATCGGCGACGATTGCTTCCGTTCACAAGTTGTACGACGATCCCAATCAGGCCGACCGCTTGCAGCGAGTGCTCTCCGAACGGTTGCTTCAGCAGTGGCCGATGATCCAAGACAATCAGATGTTCGTGGTGGATGTGGGCATCGCGTGCACGGGAACGAAGGAGATCCCGGACATGCCGGTGCGCGGCAAGCGGGACTCGGATGCGGCTTGGGCGAGGAAAGAGAGCGAGTGGGCTCAGCGACGGACTGATGCGTACAACACCTGGGAAACGCTGTGCTCGGAGCGTCAGTCAGAAGTCATCACGTTTGTTCGAGCCTACGGCGCCGACATTTTGAACATGGTGCAGGATGATCTGTCCGGCGCTGTGATGCCAGACAGTTTCACGGTCCGGCTTAAGATTAGGGGCGTTGGTTTCAAGGACCTCATCCTCAACTACCCGTATGTGTTCGAAGCCGTTGAACCGGAAGACATTGCCTTACCGCAATACGCAGACGCTGGCGGTGCGGCACCTTTACGCGCGGTTACTCCGGTCGCGCCGCCTGCGGATGCTCCCACTGTTTGCGTGATTGACAGTGGTATTCAGGAAGGGCACGCTTGGCTCGCGCCGGCGATCGACACCACCAGTTCGCAGTGCTTCTTGCCCGGCAAGGCCCCGACCGATATCGGTGACTTTGTCGCCCCTGGCGGTCATGGCACACGCGTGGCCGGTGCTGTCGCATACGGAGAGTCGGTTCCCCCGGATGGATCACCGCAGTTGCCGGTCTGGGTGCAAAATGGTCGGGTGCTTGACGAGCACTGCCGCATGCCCGAGGAACTGTTCCCTGCTGCCGCGACGCGTGCGGCGGTCGAGCACTTCCACCTTGATGGCAGACGGACCCGCATTTTTAACCAGTCGATCAACTCGGCGGGCACATCCCGCACACGGTACATGTCTTCCTGGGCTGCGGAGATCGACCTCCTGAGCAGTGAGCACGATGTCCTCATCGTTCAGAGCGCCGGCAACCTTCCGACCTCTGGCAACCCCCCGTTCATCGGACCGAAGGAGCACCTCGCTGCTGACCGTCAGTATCCACGCTATTTGAGTGAGGACTCCTGCCGCGTTGCCAATCCTGCGCAGAGCCTTCAAGCACTTACCGTGGGGTCTGTTGCCTACGGCGCATTCGACGCGGCCGGTTGGAAGTCGTTCGCCGAGCACAGAGGACACCCCTCTGCGTTTTCGCGCAGCGGGTTTGGGATCTGGGGCGTGATCAAGCCCGAGGTGGTGGAGTATGGCGGCGACGCCGTTCGCACCGACGCGCATCCGCCCGACGTGATTGTCGGAAGCCGCGTACCTGGTGTTTGTCCCGAGCTTGTCAGATCAACGATGCATCCGCCATCCCCGGCGTACGCACGCGATGATGCTGGCACGTCTTACGCAGCCCCCAAGGTGTGCCGCACGGCGGCTGCAGCACAGCGGGTCCTTCCTGACGAGCCTGCGCTGCTCTACCGGGCACTCGTGGTCCAGTCTGCTCAGTGGCCGGAGTGGGCCGAGAGCATCCTTTCCGAGCTGCGCAACCCAGAAACGCGCCGCAACGCCGCGCGACGACAAGCACTCTTGGATCAAGCCGGAGAAATCGTCCGTTGGATTGGCTTCGGCATCCCCGATGAGGTCAGGGCGTCAACGAATTCAGACCATCGAACCACACTTATCACAGCCGGAACAACCGCTATTCGGGCCCGGGAATGCCACATCTACCAGATACCCATTCCCGCGCAGCTTCGCCGCCCAGCCGATGAGTTCGACGTGCGGATAGATGTGACCTTGTCGTACGTGGCCCAACCGCGCCGCACGCGTCGCAACCTTCGTCGTTACCTGTCCACATGGGTGGACTGGAAGAGCAGCAAGCTCGGTGAGTCCATCGACAGCTTCCGCGTCCGCGTGATGAGGGACGATGAGTTGGATGGCGCGGCGAATGATGGCAGCGTTTTGCCCTGGACGCTTCATGAAAAGGAGAGCGACGGGCTCGTTCGCAGTGCGCGCCGCAACAGCGGCACGGTTCAGAAGGACTGGGCGGTCGTCAAATCCAACACGCTTCCCGAGCATTTCTGTATTGCGGTAGTCGGACATGAGGGTTGGAACCACGACCCCGATGCCACGGCGCATTACTGTCTTGCCGTGACGTTGGAGATTCAAGGACAGGAGATCGTGATCTATGACCCGCTCCGCGTCGCGATCGAAGAGCTGCGGGCCGAGGTCGAGGAAGTCGAGACAGAAGCCACCGTCGAAGTGGAGGAGTGA